Part of the Streptomyces sp. f51 genome is shown below.
GCGCGGCGAGCGAGGCGGTGTGCAGGGTCTGGAAGGTGGCGTGCTCGACCGGGGTGCCGAGTCCTCCCGAGCTCCCGGGCCGCGCGGTGCGCCGGCCGAGCCAGAATCCCGCCGCCAGCAGCGGGAGGACGGCCACGCACAGCCCGGCGACGAACCCGCTCACGCCCTCACCGTCCCGTCCCCGACGCCGTGCCCGCGGTTCCGCCCGCCGCGGCCCTGACCTGGTCGTCGGTGAGTTCCTCCGGCAGATGGAAGCGGGCGAGGATCGCCGCCGTCCCGGCCGGTACGCGAGCGGCGGTGGCCAGTGACACCAGCACCATCGTCACGAAGCCGAGCGGCACCGACCACAGCGCCGGCCAGGCGAGCAGGGTGCGCAGGGGGCCGCTCGTGCCCGGGTAGCCGGCCATGGTCGCGCCGACGGCCACGAGGGCCGCGCCCCCGCCGCCGAGCATCCCTGCGGCCGCCCCGGGCGGGGTGAGCCGCCGCCACCAGATGCCGAGGACCAGCAGCGGGCAGAAGGAGGACGCGGACACGGCGAACGCGAGCCCCACGGCGTCGGCGACGGGCAGCCCGCCGACCAGCACGCTCGCGGCGAGGGGCACGGCCATGGCCAGGACGGTGCCGAGCCGGAAGTGCCGTACGCCCCGGGAGGGCAGCACGTCCTGGGTGAGCACGCCGGCGACGGCCATGGTCAGTCCCGACGCCGTCGAGAGGAACGCGGCGAAGGCGCCGCCCGCGACGAGCGCCCCGAGCAGGTCGCCGCCGACTCCGCCGATCATCCTGTCGGGCAGCAGGAGCACGGCGGCGTCCGCGTCGCCGGTGAGGCTGAGTTCGGGGGCGTACAGCCGGCCCAGCGCCCCGTAGACGGGCGGCAGGAGGTAGAAGACGCCGATCAGGCCGAGCACGGCGACGGTGGTGCGGCGGGCGGCGACTCCGTGCGGGCTGGTGTAGAAGCGGACGACGACGTGCGGCAGGCCCATCGTGCCGAGGAACGTGGCGAGGATCAGTCCGTAGGTGGCGTAGAGCGGGCGTTCCCCGTTCCCGGCGGACGGGGAGGTCGACAGGGTGTCGTCGCCGCCCCGTTCCGCGGCCGGGACCCGGGCGCCCCGGTCGAAGGTCAGCCGGGTGCCGCCGGCGATGCGGTGGGTGCCGCCCGGGAGCCGGACGCGCTCGCCCTCGTAGCGCCGTCCGTCGACGGTGCCCGTGGCGGTGACGGTGAGCGGCCCGGACAGCCTCAGGTCGAGTGTGGAGCCGACCCGGACGAGGCGCTGTTCGCGGAAGGCCGGGGGTTCCCCGAAGGCGTCGCGGGGTGCGCCGTGCGCCTGCCAGGCGAGGACCAGGAAGAGCGCGGGGACGAGCAGGGCGGTGAGCTTGAGCCAGTACTGGAAGGCCTGGACGAAGGTGATGCTGCGCATGCCGCCCGCGGCGACGGTGGCCACGACGACGACGGCCACGAGGACCCCGCCGAACCAGTCGGGCGCGTTGGTCAGCACCGCCAGCGTCAGTCCCGCGCCCTGGAGTTGGGGCAGAAGATAAAGCCAGCCGACGCCGACGACGAAGGCCCCGGCGAGCCGTCGGACGGCCTGGGAGCCGAGCCGGGCCTCCGCGAAGTCGGGCAGGGTGTAGGCGCCGGAGCGGCGCAGCGGGGCCGCGACGAAGAGGAGCAGCACGAGATAGCCGGCGGTGTAGCCGACCGGGTACCAGAGCATGTCGGGTCCCTGGACGAGCACCAGGCCCGCGATGCCGAGGAAGGAGGCGGCGGAGAGGTATTCGCCGCTGATCGCGGCCGCGTTGAGCCGGGGCCCGACGGTGCGCGAGGCGACGTAGAAGTCGGAGGTGGTACGGGAGATACGCAGCCCGAACGCGCCGACCAGGACGGTCGCGACGACGACGAGCGCGACGGCGGGAACGGAGTAGTTCTCGTTCACGGCTCAGCGGTCCTCGACCAGGCGCACGAGGTCCTTCTCGTTGCGTTCCGCCCGCCGCACGTACCAGCGGGCCAGCAGCACCAGCGGCGGGTAGAGGCAGAAGCCGAGGACGGCCCATTCCAGGGTGGCGCCCTCGGGCATCGCGGCGAAGACCAGCGGCAGCGGTCCGACGAGCAGGATCAGCACGGCGAACGTCGAGCAGGCGGCACGGAGTTGACTGCGCATCAGGGAGCGGACGTAGGTGTGGCCGAGTGTGGTCTGTTCGTCGATCTCGGCCCTCGGGCGGTGGTGGCCGGTCCTGCGGGTGCGCCTGGGCACTCCGGTGACGACCACACGGCGTTCGGTGGGGTCCTGCGGCACGCCGCGCTCCTCAGCTCGTGGTCCGGCGCAGCAGCAGATCGCGCAGTTGGCGGGCGTGCCGGCGGCTGACCTGGAGTTCGACGGAGTCGACGAGGACGCTCACCGTACCGGCGTCCAGGCGGAGTTCGCCGATGTGGCGCAGGGCGACGAGATGGCGGCGGTGGATGCGGACGAAGCCGCGGGAGCGCCAGCGCTCCTCCAGGGTGGACAGCGGGATGCGCACCAGATGGCTGCCCTGCGCGGTGTGCAGCCGCGCGTAGTCGCCGTGGGCCTCGGCGTGGGTGATGTCCTCGACGGCCACGAACCGTGTCACTCCGCCGAGTTCGACGGATATGTGGTCGGGGTCCGGCTCGTGGACGGGGATCAGGGGTGCGGTGTCGCGCAGTTGGGCGGCCCGCCGGACCGCCTCGGCGAGCCGTTCGCGGCGTACGGGCTTCAGGACGTAGTCCAGGGCCTTGAGGTCGAAGGCCTGTACGGCGAAGCCCTCGTGGGCGGTGACGAACACGACGAGCGGCGGCCGGGCGAACCCGCCGAGCAGCCGGGCCAGGTCGAGTCCGTCGAGGCCCGGCATGTGGATGTCGAGGAAGACGACGTCGATGGCCTCGGGTCCCCCGGGGCCGCTCTCCAGGGCCCGGTTGAGCCGGCGCAGCGCCTCGGTCGCGTCGCTCGCGCCCTCGGCGCTGCCGATCCGCGGGTCGGCGTTCAGGAGGTACAGCAGCTCTTCGAGGGAGGGTTGTTCGTCGTCGACGGCGAGCGCGCGCAGCATGAGAGTGGAGTGTAGGAGTGATTCGCGCGGCTGGACATGTGCCGGACACGGCCGTCGCGCCCGGCCGGCCGGGCCTCGCCGCTGGATACAGTGCGGCCATGAACAGCAAGCCCGCCATGTTCGACGAGCTCGACCGCAAGATCATCACAGCCCTGATGGCCAATGCCCGGACGAGCTTCGCGGAGATCGGCGCGGCGATCGGGCTGTCCGCGACGGCGGTCAAGCGCCGGGTCGACCGGCTGCGCGAGACGGGGGTGATCACCGGGTTCACGGCCACGGTGAAGCCCGCGGCGCTCGGCTGGCGCACGGAGGCGTACGTGGAGGTGTACTGCGAGGGCGCGGCGCCTCCCCGGCGGCTCGCCGAGGTGGTGCGCAACCATCCGGAGATCACCGCGGCGATGACGGTGACCGGGGGCGCGGACGCGCTGCTGCACGTGCGGGCCGTCGATGTGGAGCACTTCGAGGAGGTGCTCGAACGCATCCGGGTGGAGCCGTTCATCCGGAAGACGATCAGCTACATGGTGCTGTCCCATCTGCTGCCCGAGGCCCCGGAGGCCGGGGCGACCCACGCCGCCCCGGATGACGCAGGAAACGTGCGCTGACCCTGCCGATCACGCAGCAGTGCTGCGTATACGCGCAGCTCTTGTCGCTTGTCCGCCGTGTCCCCCGCTTCTTACCGTTGAGACATCCCACCAGATGACACCGCAGGAAGCGGAGGAACCTCTCTGTGTCCGAAAGCCGTGTGCCGCGCCCCCGGCGCTTTCTCGTCTGCGAACCCAGACACTTCGCCGTGCAGTACGCGATCAACCCGTGGATGCGTCCCGACACCCCGGTGGACGTCGATCTCGCGGGCGCCCAGTGGCAGGCCCTGATGAGCGCCTATCGCGCCCACGGCCACTCCGTCGAGACCGTCGAGCCGGTCGCCGGCCTGCCCGACATGGTCTTCGCCGCGAACTGCGCGCTCGTCCTGGAGGGCCGGGTCTTCGGCTCGTCCTTCCACGCGCCCGAGCGCCGCCCCGAGTCCACCGCGTACGAGACCTGGTTCAAGACGGCCGGTTTCGACGTCTACCGTCCGGAGTCGGTGTGCGAGGGCGAGGGCGACCTCGTCCCGACGCGCCGCCACATCCTGGCCGGCACGGGCTTTCGCACCACGCCCGAGGCCCATCGCGAGGTCCAGGAGTTCTTCGGCGTCCCGGTGATCGGCCTGCGCCTGGTGGACCCGCACTTCTACCACCTGGACACCGCCCTGTTCGTCCTCGACGACGACAACATCGCGTACTACCCGGAGGCGTTCTCGCCCGGCAGCCGCGAGGTGCTCGGCCGGCTGTTCCCGGACGCGGTGCTCGCCACCCGCGAGGACGCCCTGGCCTTCGGCCTCAACTCCGTCTCGGACGGCCGCCATGTCTTCATCGCGCCCCGCGCCGAGGCCCTCGCCGACCAGCTCGTGACCCACGGCTACGTCCCCGTCCCCGTCGACCTGTCGGAGTTCCACAAGGCCGGCGGCGGCATCAAGTGCTGCACACAGGAGATCCGTTCATGACCGCTCCCGCCCGTACGACCGCGTCCGCCGGCGCCGGTGCGCGCAGCTCCGAGGAACTGATCCGGGCCGAGGGCCCCGTCCTGGCGCACAACTACCACCCGCTGCCGGTGGTCGTCACGCACGCCGAGGGCACCTGGGTCGAGGACGTCGAGGGGCGCCGCTACCTCGACATGCTGGCGGGCTACTCGGCCCTCAACTTCGGCCACCGCAACCCGGTGCTGATCGAGGCGGCCCACCGCCAGCTCGACCGGCTCACCCTGACCTCGCGAGCGTTCCACAACGACCAGCTGGCCGGATTCGCCGAGTCCCTGGCCGCGTTGACGGGCCTGGACATGGTCCTGCCGATGAACACGGGCGCCGAGGCGGTGGAGAGCGCCGTCAAGGTGGCCCGCAAATGGGCGTACGAGGTGAAGGGCGTCGAGCCCGACCGGGCCACGATCGTGGTGGCGGCCGACAACTTCCACGGCCGGACGACCACGATCGTCAGCTTCTCCACCGACGAGACGGCCCGGACGGGCTTCGGGCCCTTCACCCCCGGTTTCCGGGTCGTGCCGTACAACGACCTGGCCGCGCTGGAGGCGGCGATCGACGAGACGACGGCCGCCGTGCTGATCGAGCCCATCCAGGGCGAGGCGGGCGTGATCATCCCGGACGACGGCTATCTCGCCGGCGTCCGCGAACTGACCCGGCGCGGCGGCTGCCTGTTCATCGCGGACGAGATCCAGTCCGGCCTCGGCCGCACCGGAACCACCCTGGCGGTGGAGCACGAGTCGGTCGTGCCCGACCTGCTGCTGCTCGGCAAGGCGCTCGGCGGCGGCATCGTGCCGGTCTCCGCGGTCGTCGGACGCCGGGACGTCCTCGAAGTGCTGCGGCCCGGTGAGCACGGCTCGACGTTCGGCGGCAATCCGCTGGCCGCGGCGGTCGGCTCGGCGGTCGTGGGCCTGCTGGAGACCGGGGAGTACCAGCGGCGGGCGGCCGAGCTCGGCGTGGTCCTGCGGGAGGGGCTGACGGCTCTGGTGGGCCGGGGCGTCGAGGGCTTCCGGTCCCGGGGCCTGTGGGCGGGTGTCGACATCGACCCGTCCATCGGCACGGGACGGGAGATCAGCCGCGGCCTGATGGAGGAGGGCATTCTGGTCAAGGACACCCACGGCTCGACCATCCGCCTCGCGCCGCCGCTGACGATCACGGCCGAGGAACTCCGGTCGGCTCTCGGGTCTCTGGAGAAAGTTCTGACGCAAGGGGTCTGATACCGGCCAAGAGGCCACAGAGAGTGACACCGCAGCGGTTACGCCCGGCGACGGCCGCGCCTACACTGATCGCTCCCCAGGGGAAAAGAGGAGCGCCCCAGTGTTCTATACCGTGCTCAAATATGTGCTTCTGGGTCCGCTGTTGAGGCTGGTCTTCCGGCCTCGGATCGAGGGCCTTGAGCACATACCGTCGTCGGGTCCCGCCATCGTGGCGGGCAACCATCTGTCCTTCGCGGACCACTTCCTGATGCCCGCCATCCTGAAGCGCCGGATCACCTTCCTCGCGAAGGCCGAGTACTTCACCGGCCCCGGCATCAAGGGGCGGCTGACGGCCGCCTTCTTCCGCAGCATCGGGCAGATCCCGGTGGACCGCTCCGGCAAGGAGGCGGGACAGGCCGCGATCCGCGAGGGGCTCGGGGTGCTGCGCAAGGACGAGCTGCTCGGCATCTATCCCGAGGGCACCCGTTCGCACGACGGGCGGCTCTACAAGGGCAAGGTCGGCGTCGCGGTGATGGCGCTGCGGGCCCAGGCCCCGGTGATTCCCTGCGCGATGATCGGCACCTTCGAGGCCCAGCCGCCGGGCCGCAAGCTGCCGCGGATCCACCCCGTGGTGATCCGCTTCGGCAAGCCCCTCGACTTCTCCCGCTATGCCGGGATGGAGGGCGAGAAGGCGATTCTGCGGGCCATCACGGACGAGATCATGTACGCGATCCTGTCCCTGTCCGAGCAGGAGTACGTCGACCGGTACGCGGCCGTCGTCAAGGCCGAGGAGGCCGCGCGGAAGGCCGAGTCGGGGCGCAGGTTCCCCAAGATGCCGATGAGCTGAGGGGCCGCGTCACAGACGCCCGCGCCGTGCGCGGCGAAGGGGGCGGCCGGTATACCGGCCGCCCCCTCGTACGTTCGGGACTACGGCTGCGGAGTGGCGTGCGGCGTGCACGTCACGTCGGCGGCGTCCGTCTTGCCGGTGAGCAGGTAGGTGTCCACCCGCCCGTTGATGCACGGGTTGACCAGACCGGTCACTCCGTGCGAGCCCGCGCCCTGCTCGGTGATCAGGCGGGAGCCCTTGAAGCGCTTGTGCAATTCGACGGCGCCCGGGTACGGGGTGGCGGCGTCGTTGGTGGACTGCACGATGAGGACGGCGGGCAGGCCCTTGCCGGTCTTCACCTCGACCGGGGACTGCTGCTTGACCGGCCAGGTCGCGCACGGCAGGTTCATCCACGCGTTGGCCCAGGTCATGAACGGGTACTGGGCGTTGAGCCGCGTGTTGTCCCGGTCCCACTTCTTCCAGCTGGTGGGCCACTGCGCGTCGGTGCACTCGACGGCCGTGTAGACGGCGTTGCCGTTCTCCGAGGAGATGTTGCCCGCGGTGTCCGACAGGTCGGGGGACGCGGCGTCCACGAGCGCCTGGGTGTCACCGGCGACGTACTTGCTGAACACCGAGGCGACCGGCACCCACGAGGAGTCGTAGTACGGGGCGCTCTGGAAGAAGGAGATCAGCTCGGCGGGGCCGACGACGCCGCCCAGCGGGCTCTTCTTCGCGGTGGCGCGCAGCTTCAGCCACTGGTCCTGCACCTTGGCGCGGGTGTCGCCGAGGTGGAAGGACGCGTCGTTCTTGGCGACCCAGTCCTCCCAGTCCTTCCAGCGGCCCTCGAACGCGATGTCCTGCTCCAGGTTGGCCTGGTACCAGATGTTCGAGCGCGACGGGTTCACGACGCTGTCGACGATCATGCGGCGCACGTGACCCGGGAAGAGCGTGCCGTAGACGGCTCCCAGGTAGGTGCCGTACGAGACGCCCAGGTAGTTGAGCTTCTTCTCACCGAGCGCGGCCCGGATGACGTCGAGGTCGCGCGCCGTGTTGGGCGTGGTCATCTGCGCCAGCACGGCCTTGCCGGTGCGCTCGGCGCAGCCGTCGGCGTACTCGGCGGCCAGCTTGCGCTGGGCCAGCTTGTCGGCCACGGAGTCCGGGACCGGGTCCGCCTTGGGCGCCTT
Proteins encoded:
- the ddaH gene encoding dimethylargininase, translated to MSESRVPRPRRFLVCEPRHFAVQYAINPWMRPDTPVDVDLAGAQWQALMSAYRAHGHSVETVEPVAGLPDMVFAANCALVLEGRVFGSSFHAPERRPESTAYETWFKTAGFDVYRPESVCEGEGDLVPTRRHILAGTGFRTTPEAHREVQEFFGVPVIGLRLVDPHFYHLDTALFVLDDDNIAYYPEAFSPGSREVLGRLFPDAVLATREDALAFGLNSVSDGRHVFIAPRAEALADQLVTHGYVPVPVDLSEFHKAGGGIKCCTQEIRS
- a CDS encoding Lrp/AsnC family transcriptional regulator — encoded protein: MNSKPAMFDELDRKIITALMANARTSFAEIGAAIGLSATAVKRRVDRLRETGVITGFTATVKPAALGWRTEAYVEVYCEGAAPPRRLAEVVRNHPEITAAMTVTGGADALLHVRAVDVEHFEEVLERIRVEPFIRKTISYMVLSHLLPEAPEAGATHAAPDDAGNVR
- a CDS encoding alpha/beta hydrolase — its product is MRSKRPTKRVAAFGSAGVLVTATLIAGAVAAPSATADSRHGQGYGQSREQRGAAVAAERAAKAGIDWQDCPADWGFEKPIQCGWVSVPLDYAHPYGKQLKLAVDRIGSTGTKEERQGALVYNPGGPGGSGMRFPRRVTTKSPLWVNTAKAYDFVGFDPRGVGHSAPISCIDPQEFVKAPKADPVPDSVADKLAQRKLAAEYADGCAERTGKAVLAQMTTPNTARDLDVIRAALGEKKLNYLGVSYGTYLGAVYGTLFPGHVRRMIVDSVVNPSRSNIWYQANLEQDIAFEGRWKDWEDWVAKNDASFHLGDTRAKVQDQWLKLRATAKKSPLGGVVGPAELISFFQSAPYYDSSWVPVASVFSKYVAGDTQALVDAASPDLSDTAGNISSENGNAVYTAVECTDAQWPTSWKKWDRDNTRLNAQYPFMTWANAWMNLPCATWPVKQQSPVEVKTGKGLPAVLIVQSTNDAATPYPGAVELHKRFKGSRLITEQGAGSHGVTGLVNPCINGRVDTYLLTGKTDAADVTCTPHATPQP
- a CDS encoding cation acetate symporter, which gives rise to MNENYSVPAVALVVVATVLVGAFGLRISRTTSDFYVASRTVGPRLNAAAISGEYLSAASFLGIAGLVLVQGPDMLWYPVGYTAGYLVLLLFVAAPLRRSGAYTLPDFAEARLGSQAVRRLAGAFVVGVGWLYLLPQLQGAGLTLAVLTNAPDWFGGVLVAVVVVATVAAGGMRSITFVQAFQYWLKLTALLVPALFLVLAWQAHGAPRDAFGEPPAFREQRLVRVGSTLDLRLSGPLTVTATGTVDGRRYEGERVRLPGGTHRIAGGTRLTFDRGARVPAAERGGDDTLSTSPSAGNGERPLYATYGLILATFLGTMGLPHVVVRFYTSPHGVAARRTTVAVLGLIGVFYLLPPVYGALGRLYAPELSLTGDADAAVLLLPDRMIGGVGGDLLGALVAGGAFAAFLSTASGLTMAVAGVLTQDVLPSRGVRHFRLGTVLAMAVPLAASVLVGGLPVADAVGLAFAVSASSFCPLLVLGIWWRRLTPPGAAAGMLGGGGAALVAVGATMAGYPGTSGPLRTLLAWPALWSVPLGFVTMVLVSLATAARVPAGTAAILARFHLPEELTDDQVRAAAGGTAGTASGTGR
- a CDS encoding response regulator transcription factor, which produces MLRALAVDDEQPSLEELLYLLNADPRIGSAEGASDATEALRRLNRALESGPGGPEAIDVVFLDIHMPGLDGLDLARLLGGFARPPLVVFVTAHEGFAVQAFDLKALDYVLKPVRRERLAEAVRRAAQLRDTAPLIPVHEPDPDHISVELGGVTRFVAVEDITHAEAHGDYARLHTAQGSHLVRIPLSTLEERWRSRGFVRIHRRHLVALRHIGELRLDAGTVSVLVDSVELQVSRRHARQLRDLLLRRTTS
- the rocD gene encoding ornithine--oxo-acid transaminase: MTAPARTTASAGAGARSSEELIRAEGPVLAHNYHPLPVVVTHAEGTWVEDVEGRRYLDMLAGYSALNFGHRNPVLIEAAHRQLDRLTLTSRAFHNDQLAGFAESLAALTGLDMVLPMNTGAEAVESAVKVARKWAYEVKGVEPDRATIVVAADNFHGRTTTIVSFSTDETARTGFGPFTPGFRVVPYNDLAALEAAIDETTAAVLIEPIQGEAGVIIPDDGYLAGVRELTRRGGCLFIADEIQSGLGRTGTTLAVEHESVVPDLLLLGKALGGGIVPVSAVVGRRDVLEVLRPGEHGSTFGGNPLAAAVGSAVVGLLETGEYQRRAAELGVVLREGLTALVGRGVEGFRSRGLWAGVDIDPSIGTGREISRGLMEEGILVKDTHGSTIRLAPPLTITAEELRSALGSLEKVLTQGV
- a CDS encoding lysophospholipid acyltransferase family protein, with the protein product MFYTVLKYVLLGPLLRLVFRPRIEGLEHIPSSGPAIVAGNHLSFADHFLMPAILKRRITFLAKAEYFTGPGIKGRLTAAFFRSIGQIPVDRSGKEAGQAAIREGLGVLRKDELLGIYPEGTRSHDGRLYKGKVGVAVMALRAQAPVIPCAMIGTFEAQPPGRKLPRIHPVVIRFGKPLDFSRYAGMEGEKAILRAITDEIMYAILSLSEQEYVDRYAAVVKAEEAARKAESGRRFPKMPMS